Within the Salvia hispanica cultivar TCC Black 2014 chromosome 4, UniMelb_Shisp_WGS_1.0, whole genome shotgun sequence genome, the region TGTAGTTCATCTGGTGCATTTGATGCCTTGCAGAGTGCAAATGGTTTAGGTTTACAAGCTGTAAGGGGTAGAGATGATTGTGAGGTTTCGCTGCAGTTCCCCAGTGAGACTGTCCCGAAATGGGTACTCTCTTAGTGATTGCTGTATCTTGTAGTCATTGTTTGCTtcaaattacttttaaatttattgtttcccaactacaaattttaaaagtgtGAGAGTGAATATTTTCAGCTCCTGGATGCATTTTGTCGTGCTTCCCCAATGATGTTGTTAACTTTTTGAACAGAAAGATCCCAAATCGGGAGAACTTGAAGGCTTGACTTTTGATTTCAATCTTTGCGAAGCAGTGGCTACATGGGAGCAGGTTAGTGTTATTGGTACCGTGCaagatttatattaaatactcctctTCTATTGGGGTTACAGAATGAAGCAACTACTTGTCTCTGAATACGCAGCTTGTGTAACTTTAATATCATTCCATCATTACGAAAAATAATCTTGTATCTGCATTCTGCAATAAACTTTGGGAACTATCTTGTACCATAGTTGATTTATGTTCAGTGAGGGACTTTTGCAGGTGCGGAATAGTACTACTGTTCTGACTCGAGAATACATTGATGCTTTGCCAAATGGATGGAGAGATTATGCTTGGCGGAGGATCAATAAGGGAGCCCTACTGTAAGTAGCTTTGATACATAAGTCCTGCATAAGGATTCCTTATACAAGCTGCAGTCCCACATATGAGGCCCAAGTTATTACTACTGTTGCAAGCTCATATGTGGTagcaatttaatattttcttaggTATTGATTATGATGTTTGTAGTGACTGATGGCTTGGAAGACCAGATTGAACTTTGAAACCTCCAAAATGCTGAAATAAACCATCCCTGTTCTCTTTTACAGCAAGCTtgtttgtatgttttgtttacCTTACCCCTTTTGTATATACCTTATAATCTATAACTAAAACTTCAATGTATGTTATAGCCACTCTCAACTTATAGATCATGCAATATAGAAGGCTTTTTTGGTCTATCCTTGTATATACTTATTTAGTGAAGctgtaaaaatttattttggagaAACTTCTGgatcttctttttctcaagATAGGGCTATATGgaccaaattttgattttctttgcTGCAGGAATCAATGCGAGAATAAAACTCTGTGCATGGAGAAACTCTCACTGGTGCTTCCGGATAATCCTCCTTATACGCCAAGGCAATTTAGCCGATGTGCTGTCATTGGTAATTCAGGTGATCTTCTAAGAAACAAGTTTGGAGATGAAATAGATAGCTATGATGCTGTTTTCAGAGAGAATGGAGCGCCTATAGAGGTTTGTATACTGTGTAACAGTCTTATCTTACCTAAACAAGCCTTTCTCTTGCCTACAAATTTCTCTTTTGTGCAGAATTTCACAGAATATGTTGGTACGAAAAGCACATTTCGCCTCCTCAACAGGGGTTCTGCAAAAGCTCTTGATAAAGTCGCTGAGTTGTATGGTATGTACACATTTCACATCTTGTGAACTTAATCTCATCAGCAATCatattaatgataaaaaatccACAGACAAGGGAAAGGAGGTCTTGATCGTCAAAACAACAATTCATGATATCATGAACAAGATGATCCGGGTGTGTACTTTTTTGAGTTTTTCCTTCTTGTGTGTTACTTACGTTCTATGAGATCAGCATTTTCCTTTCTCTGACTAAAGAATAGTTTTCCCCTTCCAGTTGCAAGTCCTTGTTGTTTCCCTCAGATCTCTTGTCCGACTATTTCTATAATTAGCCATTTGTGTTTCCTTCAAATAGAATTCAATTTGGAAATATAGACAAATAAACATGCAATACTCTTATTTTTAAGTTtaccttttttgtttttttgtagGAAGTTCCCATACTAAATCCAGTTTATCTGATGCTAGGAGCATCATTTGGCTCAGCTGCAAAAGGAACCGGGCTAAAGGCTCTTGAATTTGCTCTCTCCATTTGTGACACTGTTGATATGTATGGCTTTACTGTTGATCCTGGTTATAAAGAATGGTACGTATATTGGAATATGTGCTGAACGAgtcacatttttatataatgctTTACCTAGTAATGGGCCTATTGTTCATCTCAGGACTAGGTATTTTTCAGAATCTCGACAAGGGCATACCCCTCTGCACGGTCGCGCATACTATCAAATGATGGAATGTCTTGGTGTAAGTCGTGTCGATATGCAATGAATGACTATCAGATTTATCATCTTGTaactaaatatattactcATCAAAAATACATACTTTACAAATATTCCCTCACTTAGTTTCAGTACTAAATGCTGTACTTCTATGCTTTGACAGCTTATCAAAATCCACTCTCCAATGCGGTCTGATCCAAATCGGATAGTGAAGTCAGTACCGAGCCGCAGCTTAATTACAGCAGCCCGCATTGCATCAGAGAAGTTGTTGAGGTATTTGCTTGTTACCTTATTATGGCACTATGAATATCTCTAGTTTCTTACGTTCATGTAAATAATTTGTGCTGTGTGACATAAAATTATTGGTGTTATATTAGAACTATGTTTGTTTCATAGGAGAGTTGGAGCCGGATCTTCAGATCCCTTAGCCAAATGCTCCATCATTGCAAAGCAAATAAGGGGCAAGTCGAACCAAGTATTGAGCTCAAGAAAAGCTGCTGTCGAGCATcaaaaatatgtgaaaaataCGAGAATGTATCCTCTGGAACACCATCCTAGGCACGGACAGCTCTGCACCGTTCCATCCAGGTAGTACTTAGAAGAGAAATTGCACAACACTTTTCAACATTGTTGATtgagatagaaaaaaaggcCATCCTTCTTTTAGCTTTTAGAATGATCCTTTGTTCTGTAATGGAAGAGTAATTCATGTCTGTATTGTAGAATAGTCATTTCATTCATGGcgttgtaattttaattttgaccTTCATATTTGATTAAGGTAAcgattaaattaaagatttattAATCCCATATTAACATACTTATCTATTTTACCTGTAAGTTTATGATTCCAAGTTTACAGAAACAAGTTTATTGTTTAGAAACAAATCAATATACATTAGTTTCTTATACACAATAGAGCCGATTTGGACCATTATTATTGGCCACGTCCAACATGATTCAAGAATCAGTCTACTATTCTAGGAACTCATTAATGCATAGTACAAATTATGAAGAACACCAGCTAACAGAATAATACAGTGGATGTGCAGTTTCTCGGCTTCGCTGTTCGTGTCGAGATCCAAAATAACAAAGGAGAACTCTTCATAGCCCTTACAGATAAACGGTTCAGTTCCTCGATCTTTATCCTCCCAACTTAATAGAATCATACTTTTCACCCATAGCgcctcctttttctttctggAATTGAATATAACGCAACGTGCTTGTGAAGAATGCATCTGATACAGGATTCACAACTGCATTGTCACTCTGCATCTCGGTTTTAATCAACTCTATTAGGCCTTGAATCACAGAAGCTGTAATCTGAGGATTTCCCTTCTCGAAGAAATATAGATACCTGAAGCATATGgtgaacaaaaaataaaatgaaaaaaaagcgTCTTCAGGAAGAAACGGGCATCATATTTAACGTTTATAGTGCAAGACTAAAGAGTTTGACTGACTAACTTGTTAAGTATTTCAACGAAGAGAGTTACAGGTCCACTGCTACCCCTGGTAACATTTGTCATCTGCTGAGCAGCGTTGGCAATCCTTAATGAACGCTTCAAGCAGAGCAGAACCCTATCAAATAGGAAGATCAGCAAGTCATGGGGTGTTGGCTCGATGCATACTGCAGTAGATGGCATGGCTTGCGactaaacaattttttttaacaaaatacatTATACCTTTCTCCATCTTTAATGCCATCCTGATCGTCAACCCAGAAAAGATGTGAACACGCATAAACTGCTCTGCACTGATCTGGCTTCTTTAGAAGTTTCGCTGAGTACTGAAAGTAAAAGATAATGAGCCTGGGCTTTAGCCAAAAGATTAATAAAACATTGCACGGAAAGACAATGACATTACCCCTGTGGCTTTATGAGTCAAGGTATCTCTGTTCTCGACACCGAAGACATTCACCCTTTGTAGAGTCCCTATTATTAGGTGTATAGCTGTCACCTGGGCTTTAGAATCCTAGAAATTATAGCATAACATAACACAAGttacttaaaaaaatcaattgctTGCTCTGAAGAAAGCAATGTAATGTTTTATGAGCTCAACGGATATTGGATACATACCGCTACTTCTTCCTCGTATAAGACAAAGGCCTGTGTGAAAAAATCATAAGCCACCGGCTCAAGGTCGCAATCATTAGCTGCCTGTAAATACAGATGTTCGAAGGAATGCAAAGAAAGAACTCTTATTAGCCGTAGTTGCCTCATCATCcttaaacaaaagaaatgaaaatggaatGCCATTCATACCCTTCCAAAAACAATGTTACTGATTCCTAGTATTACATTTGTGCAAGAATGAATTTTTCAATGTCTCACCGTTTCATGAATGGAAATTGAATCTTGGGacatttttgttagttttgtgCAAGTAATAGTTaggatattttattattattattatgtataGTTCAAGACCTCTTTGTTACAATGTAATTGTACCTTGCATTGAACTGTGATTATGTGTAGTTTGTGACATTTCTATTATCAGGTCAATAGTTCGGGTGCTAAACTGTAATTTTTCCTATATGGTTAGGAGAAACTGGGGGAAAAGGATAAGATAGCTGGACAAGAAAAGGATCGAGGGAGGagtttctttttaattaattgatcaaAACTCAGAAGTTACAGAACATGGATTTTCTATACCTTAATTCAGAAACTTGGGAAGTTATTTAACCACTATAAActtatacttattttattggaGTTATTCATCAAATTATATAAGACAGTTTAACCACATTGATTAGTCACTTGTACATACATATGTGTATACTGGAACCTTAACTTATACTCATAACTAGGAGAGGTTTAATGCAATAATTAGTTAGAACTAGATATCTCCATTTCCTTGGTATGTTTTAATAGACAATTATCCAGTTTTGCGGAAGGAAAACAAACATACTCCAATTCATagtgttttctattttaactCTTGAGAATATGCTAATACCCAGAATCACTTATCCACCATAAAGTTTTCAGCAGTGCTGTAAAAAGTTTTACCTCTGCACATTGCAAGTACAGCCTTAATGCCAGCTCAGGTGCAGGAACTACGGAAAGAGTCTCAATGatctacaacaaaaaatacaaatatacttCTGctcatcaataaatattaaacaatTGATGGGGAGTATAGCAAATAGATATTGTCAAGCACACAGCAAGAGAAGTATCAAACTTGGAAGTTGTAAAATACTGATTATTTTGTGCTTGGTTTTATGACTGTGCAACATGGAGAATATGAATAAACAGTTTTCAACATATAATGCAGTTATTGACATCAAAGAGGGACAATTTTGTCCATGGCAATCTTTCTTAGAAATTTTATCCATTACTGCATCAATATGCTATATCCACAGATGGTTGCGATATACTTGGATGAATAAACTTTACGCATTAGGAATACACAGCAAAAGCTCTTGAAAAATGTACTCATGAAATCAGGATATTAGTGTTCAGTTTCTGAACCAAGATGACTCGCATTCAAAGAGTTTGGAGGTTTGAAAGGTGAAGCTCTTTTACCTGATTAAGGAGCTGAAATATCTTCTTTGGGGTGGCTGGAACTTCCTCTCCACCTACATCTCCATCTTGGCCTTGTAGTCTCCTCACCAACTGAACCAGAAACGCACATCAGAAGTATGAATTTTCTTCTTGTCTCTCATGGTAAAATGAGATATTGCAGCAGGTTGATGCTTAAAGTGACTGCCATGTCCATGATTACTTCTATGCAGATAAGTATTACTGAATACTCAAAACAGGCAGTATGACCATTGTCACTATATTCCAATAAGACATGTTAGAATGACTTACACACTAACATGACTTACATGTCAGCAGTGTAATCAATGTACAATAATCAAATTGAGAGATTTGAAGCCTAAATGTGTCACATGGGAAGTTGGttggatttttttgttgaaaaacaTTTTAGATGACAACATAGTACATAAGCAATAAATGATACCATAGAAGTAATTAGTTTCACCCAATAGCCAGATAATTCCAAAAACGGACTATTTGGACACAGCCACACAGGGCAATGTACTAGAAACATTGAGCTATGTAACCAGAGTAAAGGCTAGAAAAATAGTGTAGCATGTTAATTGTTAAGCTTGTAGCTGATATCTGACTACTGAATCTAATATAACTGAGAGAAAAGTGGTATACTAAGAATTTGTTCATTTTGGCATCAGAAGACACTAGTATTTGTTTCGTGCTTTCCAACAAAACACTTTGCACCTTCCCGATACGCTGCTTTCAGGAGTCTCCAGAGAAGTACATTACAAGATTAAATGTACTTATCACAGCTTTTCCCAAGGATCTATCATGTTCTAAAATATCATGCAAATAATTTGCAACAGGAAACAAGGTACCTTGAGAGCAGAGAAAACAAGAGATGGGACTGTGAAGGGTAGGCGTTTTGGACCTCCAGACATTACATGCTTCCACACAGTACATATTATCTgatcaaaacataaaaaattacaacttGCAGCATAAGTACATAATCAGGTATAGCTTGATAGAAGAAAGCTAGAAGAGGCATAAGCCAAAAATTTGATGTGTGCTATACACTGTTTAAAGCAAAGGTTATTTAAGATCATGAATGTCCAGCCCACATACACATACACTCAACACTTGCAGCACACCAGCTCATTGTTATGATGGGCCACATTTGATTTTGAGTCTTCTCCTTAGCCACCTTATATAGTGTACCTAGCACTCAGGACGATTCACTACCCCCCCCCCCCCGGCTAGCCTTATCATTCTTTATGAAAATCTAATGTAGATTCCCTACCTGCACTTTACTCAGGAAACAAGATTATTTTCCGGAAGAAACAAGATGGATTTCTCCAGAAATAAGATGGTATCATGGAGATGAAGCAAAACTAGTCATCCTCCATTTAAGGATCAATCCCTCAAAGTTCCATTTGGATAACCAATTTTAATTGCAAAAGATTGAGGCTTTAAAGTATGCAGCCACTTGTATAAAGATTTCTTGCATCTTCACCATGTAAGAACATATGATCTTAGCATAACTACCAGTAGAATCATCATGAATTACCTTTAACATCTCCTCTGGTTCATCATTATACAACATGTGCATTAGGCATGCAACAGAGTTTTGCTCCTCGTTGAAGT harbors:
- the LOC125221720 gene encoding sialyltransferase-like protein 2, which gives rise to MRLLQLAFLVALTSGIGALLVYITGVSNFDRPPGLSSDDLEALRSLQSHFGKCVSANGLGLQAVRGRDDCEVSLQFPSETVPKWKDPKSGELEGLTFDFNLCEAVATWEQVRNSTTVLTREYIDALPNGWRDYAWRRINKGALLNQCENKTLCMEKLSLVLPDNPPYTPRQFSRCAVIGNSGDLLRNKFGDEIDSYDAVFRENGAPIENFTEYVGTKSTFRLLNRGSAKALDKVAELYDKGKEVLIVKTTIHDIMNKMIREVPILNPVYLMLGASFGSAAKGTGLKALEFALSICDTVDMYGFTVDPGYKEWTRYFSESRQGHTPLHGRAYYQMMECLGLIKIHSPMRSDPNRIVKSVPSRSLITAARIASEKLLRRVGAGSSDPLAKCSIIAKQIRGKSNQVLSSRKAAVEHQKYVKNTRMYPLEHHPRHGQLCTVPSR